CACGGACATCGTCACGGCCGTCGACATGCCGCTGGAGCAGAGCGTGCAGGCGACGGTGGAGCTGGCGGCGGCGCGCGTGCGGGCGTTCGGCCCCGTGCGCGGCGTGGTGCTGCTGGTCGACATGGGCTCGCTGACCGGGCTGGGGCCGGCCCTGGAGCGGGAGACCAGCGTGCCCTTCGCGGTGGTCCCGCTGGTGACGACGCCAGCCGTGATCGAGGCCGCCCGGGTCGCACAGGAGCCGGGCAGCGACCTTGCGACCGTGGTGCGCGCGGTGCGCCGCGTCTACACCGGCCAGGAGGAAGAGCCGGTGGTGGCCGCAGGCAAGCGCCTCGTCATCACCACGTGTCTCACGGGGCAGGGGACGGCCCGCAAGCTGGCGGCCTTCCTGACGGAGGCCCTGCCGCCGGACCTGCGGGAGTCGGTGGCCGTCCAGGCGGTGGACCTGGACAACGGGTCGGTCCTCCCCGGCCTCCTGGTGGAGGGATGGCGCAAGGGGGTCGTCGCGGTGGTGGGCACCATCGACCCGCGCCTGCCGGGCGTGCCGTTCATTGGCCTGGAGCGGGTCCTGTTCGGCGACGGCCTGCAGGCCCTGGCCGACCTCCTGCGGGGGGAGGAGGCGCCGGCCGCCGCCCCGTCGGCCACCCGCGAGGAGGCCATGGAGCTCTCCATGCGCTTCCTGGTGGACAACATCGCCTCCGTGGACGGGAGGCGGGCCGGGGAGGCGGCCGCGGGCGCGCTGCGCCGCTTCGAGGAGAGCCTGGGGATGCGGCTGAACGCCAACCGGGTGGCCCGGTGGATCATCCACCTCGGGTTTGCCATCGAGCGGCTCGCCAGCGACGGGACCACCTACCCCTGCCCGGAAGAGGAGTATCTCAGGGCCCGGCACGGGTCGCTGCTCTCGGCCATCGCGGACGCCCTGGAGCCCGTCGGACGCAGCTGGGGCTTCTCCTTCCCGTCCGGCGAGGTGGCCTACATGGCGCTGATTGTCTTGACGGAGTAGCGAACCGTCCGGTCAGAATTGGGATCTGTCTCGCATGTGTCTCGCAACGGTGGGTCCGCCGGGCCCACCGTTTTCGCGTGTTTGGCCGGATCCGTCTTGGCACGGAAGTTGCGTGTATATGTGCAGTGAACGGAACGGATTCCATTCTCACATCGACGGAGGGATGAACATGCCCATCGTTCTGGTGCGTGTGGACGACCGTTTGATCCATGGGCAGGTGGCTGTCGGGTGGACACGGACGGTGGGGGCGAACCACATCGTCGTCGCCAACGACGAGGTGGCCCGGGACGCCACGCAGAAGTCGCTCCTGAAGCTGGCCGCCCCGGTGGGCGTCAAGGTCAGCATCCTGAGCGTGGCCGAGGCGGCCGCCCTTCTGGTCGGGCCCAAGGCGGCCAAGGACCGGGTGATGGTGCTGGTGCGTGATCCGCAGTCGCTTCTGGCGCTGATGGACGGGGGCGTCGAGCTGACGAAGGTCAATGTCGGCAACGTCCGGGCGGCGGAAGGGCGGGTCCGGCTGACCAAGGAGGTCGCGGCCAGCCCGGAGGAGATCGAGGCGTGGAAGGAACTGGACCGAAGGGGTGTGATCCTGGAGGCGGTCTGGCTCCCCGGAGGTGCCGTGACGGATTTCAACAGCGTGATCCGGCAGCAGTGACCAGGACCCCACCGATTACTGGGGGTGGATAAGGCAGATGATCGGTGTACTCATCGTGACACACGGCCGCTTCGGTGAGGCTCTGCTCGAGTCAGCCGGAATGCTGGTCAGCGATCTGGACCAGGTGCGTACGGTCAGTTTTCTTCCCGGCCAGGGCGTCGAGGACCTGGAGGCCGCCGTCGGGGACGCCCTCCGGGAGCTTGGTGAGAGCGAGGGAATTCTGGCGCTGGTCGACATCCCCGGCGGCACGCCGGCGCGGGTCCTCGGCGGGGTCGCCCTCCAGCGTGCGGATCTCGAGCTGGTCTCGGGGGTGAACCTCGCCATGCTGGTGGAGGTCCTGTTCGCCCGCCTGTCGGCCACGCTCCCGGAGCTGGTGGGGATGGCCGTGAGAGGCGGATGGGACGGCATCCGGGACCTGGGCGCGGCCGTCCGCCACGAGGCGACGGTGGGAGGTGATGCACCCGGCAATTAGGCGGTGAAGGTGGCCCGGACCCTGTCACTCAGTCAACCAACGTGAACGAGGAATGGGGGAGTATCCAACATGTCAGTGGGCCTCGCGCTTGTGCTGTCATTGCTTGCGGGTTTTGCGTACTTCTCCCGTCGGTTTATGGGTGACTGGTACCTTGAAAGGCCCGTTGTCCTGGGACCCCTGGTCGGACTGATCATGGGCGACCTTCACACCGGCCTGGTCGTCGGCGGTACTCTGGAGTTCGTGTTCATGGGCGCGGTCGACATCGGCGGATCGGTGCCGCCCAACTACGCGATCGGCGCGGTGCTCGGCACGGCCTTTGCGATCGCGACGGGTCAGGGCGTGGAGACCGCCCTGCTCATCGCCGTGCCGGCCGCCCTGCTCGGCTCCTTCTTCGAGGTGCTCGCCAAGACGTTCAGCAGCTTCTTCGTGAACGCCGCCGAGCGGGCCGCGGACCGGGGCGATGACCGCTCCATCGCCATGTTCATGCACCTGGGCAACCTCCTGCACTTCCTGGCCTATGCCCTGCCCACCTTCATCGCCCTCGCGCTGGGTGCGTCGGCCGTCCAGCGGCTGGCGGCTTCCATCCCGCCGTGGCTCAACAGCGGCATCAGCGTGGCCGGCAAGATGCTGCCCGCCCTGGGCTTTGCTCTGCTGCTCAACAGCCTTGCCCCGGGGACCATGCTTCCCTTCTTCTTCGTGGGCTTCCTCCTGGCCGCCTACACCAGCTGGGGCGTGCTCGGGATCGCCGTCCTGGCCATCCTCATCGCGCTGATCATCCAGCACTACCGCCAGGCGAACGACGAGGACGCCGCCGAACTCGATCCCGAGGCTACCGCGGGCCTGGGCGACACCATCACCCGCGGCGACCTGCGCACCCTGTTCTTCCGGTCGTTCGCCCTCCAGTCGGCCTTCAGCTTCGACCGCATGCAGGCCCTGGGCTGGACCTGGTCGCTGATCCCGTTCCTGAAGAAGATCTACCGGGACCAGCCCGAGGAGTACAAGAACGCCCTGAAGCGCCACCTGACCTTCTTCAACACCCACATGTGGGTGCACGGCCCGATCCTGGCCCTGACCGCCGACCTGGAGGCCCGGCGGGCGCACGGCGAGGACATCGACGAGCAGGCCATCCAGGGCCTGAAGGGCAGCCTGATGGGGCCGCTGGCCGGTCTCGGCGACTCCATGTTCCACGGCACCCTGCGGCCGATCATGGGCGGCATCTGCGCCGGTCTGGCCGTCACCGGCAACCCGCTGGCGCCGATCATCTTCTTCGTCACCGTGAACGCGGTGCACGTGTTCTGCGCCTGGTACGGCCTGTACAAGACCTACGAGTGGGGCCAGACCGTGATCGCCCGCCTGGCCTCCGGCGGACTGCGCCAGTTCCTGGAGGGCGCCAGCATCGCCGGCCTCATGGCCGTGGGCGCCCTCACCGGCACGTGGCTCAACGTCACCACGCCGCTGGCCTACAAGGTCCAGGAGGCGACGGTGTCGGTCCAGGGCATGCTGGACAGCATCATGCCCCGGATCCTGCCGCTGACCCTGGTGATGATCGTCTTCTGGTTCGTGCGCAAGCAGAAGAAGACTACCAACATCATGCTCGGGCTGATCGCGGCCGGCCTGGTCCTGGGTTCGCTGGGCGTCCTGGGCTAAACGCGCTGCGCCGGGCTCCGGGATGCGTCCCGGAGCCCGCAATCTCCCTTCAGGCAGGTGTATGGGCATGACCCAGGCTATCCCCGAGTCCATCCGGCAGGCTTTCGAACGTACGGAGCATCCGTTCCACATGTGGGAGGGGCTGCAGTCCACCCCCGAGGCCCTGGCGACGATCCTGGAGCCGCCGGTGCAGGCGCAGATCGCCGCGGCGGCCGAGGCGCTGGCCGGGGTGGACGGCGTCCACCTCCTGGGCTGCGGCACCTCGTACTTCTCCGGCATCGCCGGGACGTACGCGTTCCACGCCCTGACCGGCATTCCCGGCGCGGCCCACAACGCCTTCGAGTTTGCTGCGTATCCCCCCGGCCGGCTGGAGCGTTCGGCGGTCATCGCCATCTCCCACACGGGCTCCACGGGGGTGGCGCTGGACGCCGTACGCCTGGCGGCCCAACGGGGGGCGGTCACCATCGGACTCACCGACTACCCGGACTCCGCCCTGGCCGGGGCCGTGGCGTTTCCCATCCTCGGCGGGGGCGGCCGGGAGAAGTCGCTGCCCAAGACCAAGAGCTACCCGGCGTCGCTCCTGCGCCATTACCTGCTGGCCGCCCGGGTGGCGGAGAACCGCGGAGGCGCCGGCGGGGAGTGGGCGCACGCGCTTTTCCGGGCGCCGGAACTGGCCCGCACCGTGATGGCCGACAGCCTCCCGCTCGTCGAGGAGGTGGTCGCCGAGCGGCTGCCCGCCAGCCAGGTTTTCCTCATCGGCAACGGCCCCAACGTCGCCACCGCCCTGGAGGGGGGCCTGAAGCTCCAGGAGTCCGCGCAGGTGCCCGCACACGCCTGGCAGCTCGAGGAGGCGATGCACGGGCCGTGGAGCATCATCAACCCCGGCGACTGGGTCATCCTTCTGGCCATGCGGGGGCCGGGCCTTGCGAAGGCGCAGGGACTGGCGGAGGCGCTGCAGCACATCGGCGTCAACCTCTGGGTCATCACCGACGAGCCGGATGCGGTCCCCGGCGCGCGGCGCGTGACGCGGCTGCCCGCGGGCATCCCGGAGCTCTTCACCCCGCTCTTCGCCATCCTGCCGCTGTACCAGTTCACCTACTTGACCGCGCTGGCCCTGGGCAAGCGGCCGGACTGCATGCGCCTGGCGGATGACCGGTATCTGCGGGCGCGCCTGGCCCTGCCCCGCTGAGGCGGCGCCGGGGAGGACTGACCATGGGACGACCGATTGCGCTCACCGGCGGGCGGGTCCTGACGCCGGGCCGCGAGCTGGTTCCGGCGACGCTGCTGATCGAGGGGACGGAGGTCGCCGGCCTGGCGGCGCCGGGGGAGGCGCTCCCGCCGTACGCCCAGACGATCGATGTGTCCGGCTGCCTCGTGGCGCCGGGGTTTATTGACACCCACGTTCACGGAGGCATGGGCTGCAACTTCATGCTCGGAACTCCGGAGGCCCTGGCCGTCATCTCGGCGCGTCTGGTACAGGGCGGAACGACGGCCTGCCTGGCCACCACGACCAGCGCCCCGGCGCGCGATATCGCGGTGGCGCTGGACACCATCGCCCGGGCGAGCCGTGCGCCCCGACCGGGACAGGTGGAGATCCTGGGCGCCCACCTGGAGGGGCCCTTCATCAACCCGGAGAAAGCGGGGTCGCAGGCGCGGCAGCATCTCCGTCCGCCCGAACCGGCCGCCGTGCAGGCGCTGTGGGAAGCGGCGGGGGGCGCGCTCCGGGTGGTGACGATCGCCCCCGAACTGCCCGGCGCCGGGGAGGCCATCCGCTACCTGGCGGGGATGGGGGTGCAGGTGTCGCTGGGCCACAGCGCGGCCACCTACGAGGAGGCGCGTGAGGCGCTGGGGTGGGGCGTGCGCAGGGCCACGCACCTGTACAACGCCATGCCCGCCCTGCAGCACCGCCGGCCCGGCGCGGCCGCCGCCCTGCTGGAGGATCCGCGCGTATTCGTGGAGCTCACCGTGGACGGCCACCACGTCCACCCGGCGATGGTGGCCCTGACCTACCGCCTGGTGGGACCGGAGCGGCTGGTGCTGGTGACCGACGGCGTGGACGTGGCCGGCCTGGAGGATGGCACCTACACCCGCTGGGAGGGCACGCCGGTGCGGCTGCAGGGCGGCGAGTGCCGCACGGAGTCCGGCTCGCTGGCCGGCAGCACCCTGCGGCTGGACCAGGCGGTGCGGAACATGGTGCGCTTCGCCGGCGTCCCGGTGGCGGAGGCGCTGCGCATGGCCTCGGAGACCCCCGCGCAGGCGCTGGGGATCGATCGCAAGGGCCGGCTGGCCCCCGGCAAGGACGCGGACGTCGTGGTGCTCAGCGAGGACCTGGAAGCGATACTGACCATCGCCCGCGGACACGTGGTGTACGACGGCCGCCCCGGCGGACGTGCCGAAACGATCGGGTGAGGGGTTCGCGGGGACACGGAACAGGCCGGGCGGCAGCCCGGCCTTCGCCGTCCCCGGGAGCCGTGCGCGCCGTTCGGCGCGGCGGTGGGCGCGGGGTGTGTGGGTGGGGTGTACAATCTGTTCGCACCCAGTGTTGGCCGAGGCGGCGCCGGTCAGCGTGTGGTCTGTTCGCATCGAGTATGGGTCGGAGCGGTGCCCGGGCAGCGTGCAGTCTCTTCAGAACGAGTTGCTGTTCGGGGTGAACCTGGGCGGCGTGCGCTTTACTCGTACTGAATGATAACAGGGGTGGTCCCAGGGATCACGCGCCCGGCCCGCGTCGGGCGTGCACGGGGGTGCCCCCGGGACGGATGGTCGCCCGGCGCACCGCACGAGTAGCGTGTTGGGTACCTCAGGCGAAATCGCCGCAAGGGCGGCGGTGGGGGAGGCGCGTCTCCCCCGGACCGACCGTCGTGGCGAACAGATCGGACAGTCCGCGGGGACCTTCACGGCCCTGCCGTCCTACCAAGGGAGGGGATGAACGTGCTCACCTTCCTGCTGTGGCTCCTGCTTCTTGTGATCGCCCCGCCGGTGGCCCTGGTCGCCTTGCTGCTCTACCCGCTGGTGTGGCTCATCCTGCTGCCCTTCCGCATCGTGGGCATCGCCGTGGACGGAGTCCTGCGGCTGGTCTGGGCGGTGGTGACGCTGCCGGCACGAATCCTCACCCGCCGGTGGTGAGGCGCCCACCCGATCAGCCCCCGTCCCGGGCCGCCGCCTGCAGGGGAAGGAGTTGCGGCTCACCGCAGGGCGCCGCAGACCGGCCCGGCAGGACGAGGGGGCGCCGGGTCAGCGGGTCCGGAATCACCACGCTTTCCACGCCGAACACCTCCCGCACCAGGTGGTAGGACAGTACCTCCTGGGGAGTGCCCGCCGCGACGGCGCGGCCGTCCTTCATGGCCACCAGGTAGTCGGCGTACTGGCTCGCCTGGGACAGGTCGTGCAGCACCATGATGATCGTCTTCCTGTCGGTCCGGTTGAGCTCCCGTACCAGATCCAGCACCTCCACCTGGTGGACGACGTCCAGGAAGGTGGTCGGCTCGTCCAGCAGGAGCACCGGGGTCTCCTGGGCCAGGGCCATCGCCAGCCAGGCCCGCTGCCGCTGGCCGCCGGAGAGGCTCGCCAGCGGCCGCGACCGCAGGTGCGTGAGGCCGGTGGCCTCCAGGGCGCGCTCCACGGCTTCCTGGTCGGCCCGGCTCCACTGCCGGTACCAGGTCTGGTGGGGGAAGCGGCCCATGGCCACCAGCTCTTCCACCGTGACCTCCGGCGGCGCCGCGGCGCCCTGGCTCAGGACGGCCAGCCGCCGGGCGAAGGACCGCTGGCTGCCGGCGGTGATGGGCCGCCCGTCCAGGAGGGCGGTTCCCCCGGCGTGGGGGAGGAGGCGGGCCAGCGCCTTCAGGAGCGTCGACTTCCCGCAGCCGTTCGGCCCGATGATGGCGCTCACCCGGCCCGCCGGGAACGAGACGGACAGGTCGTTCACGACGATGCGCCCCTCGTAACCCACCCGGAGCCCTTCCGCCTGCAGCGCCGCCCCCCGGGACGGCGAGTCCCCGGGCGGCCGCTCCGCCGTCGAGACGGGGATGCCCTTCCGCAGCATCTCTGTCCAACGTCCGCAGGGCACGCAGAGGCGCGCACCCGTGCGCGGATGGCAGACCACATAGCACGGCACGCCGAAGAGCTGCTCCAGCAGCTCCGGCTGCAGGACGTCCCCGGGGGGACCCTCCGCGACGACCGCACCGTCACGCAGCGCCACCAGGTGGTCGCTCGCCCGGGCGGCCTCGTTCACGTCGTGCAGCACCATCACCACCGTGCGGCCTTCGGTCCGGCTCAGCTGCTGGACCAGGGAGAGGACCTCCTGCTGCTGGGCGACGTCCAGGTAGGTGGTGGGCTCATCCAGCAGCAGGATCGGCGTCTCCTGGGCCAGGGCCATGGCGATCCAGGCCCGCTGCCGCTGGCCGCCCGAGAGCCGGTCGACGGGCCGGTCCCGGAGGTCGGCCAGCCCGACCAGGGCAAGGGCGCGCTCCACCGCCGCCCGGTCCACGGCCGTCGCCGGCTGAAGCGGGGACTGGTGGGGGTACCGCCCCCGCTCAACCAGCTCCTCCACCGTCAGCGCCTCGGGCACGGCGGCCTCCTGGCTGAGCAGGCCCAGCTGCCGGGCCACCTGCTTCGTGGGCAGCCGGTGGATGGCCTGCCCGTCCAGCAGCACCGCCCCGCCCCGGGGGCGCAAGAGGCGTGCCAGCGCCCGGAGCAGGGTGGACTTGCCGCACCCGTTGGGCCCGATGAGGGTGGTCACGGCGCCGTCCGGGATGCACAGGCTCAGGCCGGTGATCACGGGGTGGGATCCGTAGGCGAGGGTCACCTGTTCGGCGGTCAGACGGCTCATATCCGGTCACCTACATCCGTGCGTTGGTGCGATAGAGGAGGAACAGGAAGTACGGGGCGCCCAGCGCGGCGGTGATGACGCCCACCGGCAGGCTCACCGGCAGCGCGTGCTGCCCCACCAGGTCCGCGCCCAAGAGCAGCAGGCCGCCCAGGGCGCCGGTGAACAGGAACAGGCCGCCGCCCGGCGGTCCCGCCAGCATGCGGGCCAGGTGGGGCACCATGAAGGCCACGAAGCCCACCGGCCCCGCCACCGACACGGCGGCGGCGCTCAGGCCGCATCCCACCGCCATCAGGGCCAGGCGCACCCCCTCCACGGGCAGCCCCAGGCTCCGGGCCGTCAGGTCGCCGTACTGCAGCGCCCGCAGGGGCCACATCAGCACGAGCCCCGGGGGAACCAGCACCGCAAGGGCCACGGCCAGGGTGATCACGTCCGACCAGTCGCTGCCGGCCAGGCTGCCGGTCATCCACCGGTAGGCCGAGGCCGCCTCGTAGACGTCCGCCCGCAGGAAGATCGCCGTGGTGGCCGCCGTCAGCAGGGCGTTGGCGCCGATGCCCACCAGGATCAGCCGGGCCCCCGAGATGTGGCCGCGCCAGGTGAGCAGGTAGACGAAGGCCGCGGCGGCCAGCGCCCCAGCGAAGGCGATCAGGGGCAAGAGGGCGGGGGGGCGGTGGGTCACGATCCAGTAAACGGCTGCCACCGAGGCTCCTGCGTTGACGCCGATCACGTCCGGCGAGACCAGCGGGTTGCGGAGGAGGCC
The nucleotide sequence above comes from Symbiobacterium thermophilum IAM 14863. Encoded proteins:
- a CDS encoding PTS system mannose/fructose/N-acetylgalactosamine-transporter subunit IIB — translated: MPIVLVRVDDRLIHGQVAVGWTRTVGANHIVVANDEVARDATQKSLLKLAAPVGVKVSILSVAEAAALLVGPKAAKDRVMVLVRDPQSLLALMDGGVELTKVNVGNVRAAEGRVRLTKEVAASPEEIEAWKELDRRGVILEAVWLPGGAVTDFNSVIRQQ
- a CDS encoding PTS sugar transporter subunit IIA; its protein translation is MIGVLIVTHGRFGEALLESAGMLVSDLDQVRTVSFLPGQGVEDLEAAVGDALRELGESEGILALVDIPGGTPARVLGGVALQRADLELVSGVNLAMLVEVLFARLSATLPELVGMAVRGGWDGIRDLGAAVRHEATVGGDAPGN
- a CDS encoding PTS system mannose/fructose/sorbose family transporter subunit IID, translated to MSVGLALVLSLLAGFAYFSRRFMGDWYLERPVVLGPLVGLIMGDLHTGLVVGGTLEFVFMGAVDIGGSVPPNYAIGAVLGTAFAIATGQGVETALLIAVPAALLGSFFEVLAKTFSSFFVNAAERAADRGDDRSIAMFMHLGNLLHFLAYALPTFIALALGASAVQRLAASIPPWLNSGISVAGKMLPALGFALLLNSLAPGTMLPFFFVGFLLAAYTSWGVLGIAVLAILIALIIQHYRQANDEDAAELDPEATAGLGDTITRGDLRTLFFRSFALQSAFSFDRMQALGWTWSLIPFLKKIYRDQPEEYKNALKRHLTFFNTHMWVHGPILALTADLEARRAHGEDIDEQAIQGLKGSLMGPLAGLGDSMFHGTLRPIMGGICAGLAVTGNPLAPIIFFVTVNAVHVFCAWYGLYKTYEWGQTVIARLASGGLRQFLEGASIAGLMAVGALTGTWLNVTTPLAYKVQEATVSVQGMLDSIMPRILPLTLVMIVFWFVRKQKKTTNIMLGLIAAGLVLGSLGVLG
- a CDS encoding SIS domain-containing protein, with translation MTQAIPESIRQAFERTEHPFHMWEGLQSTPEALATILEPPVQAQIAAAAEALAGVDGVHLLGCGTSYFSGIAGTYAFHALTGIPGAAHNAFEFAAYPPGRLERSAVIAISHTGSTGVALDAVRLAAQRGAVTIGLTDYPDSALAGAVAFPILGGGGREKSLPKTKSYPASLLRHYLLAARVAENRGGAGGEWAHALFRAPELARTVMADSLPLVEEVVAERLPASQVFLIGNGPNVATALEGGLKLQESAQVPAHAWQLEEAMHGPWSIINPGDWVILLAMRGPGLAKAQGLAEALQHIGVNLWVITDEPDAVPGARRVTRLPAGIPELFTPLFAILPLYQFTYLTALALGKRPDCMRLADDRYLRARLALPR
- the nagA gene encoding N-acetylglucosamine-6-phosphate deacetylase produces the protein MGRPIALTGGRVLTPGRELVPATLLIEGTEVAGLAAPGEALPPYAQTIDVSGCLVAPGFIDTHVHGGMGCNFMLGTPEALAVISARLVQGGTTACLATTTSAPARDIAVALDTIARASRAPRPGQVEILGAHLEGPFINPEKAGSQARQHLRPPEPAAVQALWEAAGGALRVVTIAPELPGAGEAIRYLAGMGVQVSLGHSAATYEEAREALGWGVRRATHLYNAMPALQHRRPGAAAALLEDPRVFVELTVDGHHVHPAMVALTYRLVGPERLVLVTDGVDVAGLEDGTYTRWEGTPVRLQGGECRTESGSLAGSTLRLDQAVRNMVRFAGVPVAEALRMASETPAQALGIDRKGRLAPGKDADVVVLSEDLEAILTIARGHVVYDGRPGGRAETIG
- a CDS encoding ABC transporter ATP-binding protein — its product is MSRLTAEQVTLAYGSHPVITGLSLCIPDGAVTTLIGPNGCGKSTLLRALARLLRPRGGAVLLDGQAIHRLPTKQVARQLGLLSQEAAVPEALTVEELVERGRYPHQSPLQPATAVDRAAVERALALVGLADLRDRPVDRLSGGQRQRAWIAMALAQETPILLLDEPTTYLDVAQQQEVLSLVQQLSRTEGRTVVMVLHDVNEAARASDHLVALRDGAVVAEGPPGDVLQPELLEQLFGVPCYVVCHPRTGARLCVPCGRWTEMLRKGIPVSTAERPPGDSPSRGAALQAEGLRVGYEGRIVVNDLSVSFPAGRVSAIIGPNGCGKSTLLKALARLLPHAGGTALLDGRPITAGSQRSFARRLAVLSQGAAAPPEVTVEELVAMGRFPHQTWYRQWSRADQEAVERALEATGLTHLRSRPLASLSGGQRQRAWLAMALAQETPVLLLDEPTTFLDVVHQVEVLDLVRELNRTDRKTIIMVLHDLSQASQYADYLVAMKDGRAVAAGTPQEVLSYHLVREVFGVESVVIPDPLTRRPLVLPGRSAAPCGEPQLLPLQAAARDGG
- a CDS encoding FecCD family ABC transporter permease, with protein sequence MSARRLRLVQAGPFAFRVDPGMVARVAGAWLALLALGAWGLTLGSYRLPVIDVVRSLLGAGTADTQFIVMTLRLPRVLAAMLVGPALAMSGAIFQGLLRNPLVSPDVIGVNAGASVAAVYWIVTHRPPALLPLIAFAGALAAAAFVYLLTWRGHISGARLILVGIGANALLTAATTAIFLRADVYEAASAYRWMTGSLAGSDWSDVITLAVALAVLVPPGLVLMWPLRALQYGDLTARSLGLPVEGVRLALMAVGCGLSAAAVSVAGPVGFVAFMVPHLARMLAGPPGGGLFLFTGALGGLLLLGADLVGQHALPVSLPVGVITAALGAPYFLFLLYRTNARM